Proteins found in one Salinimonas lutimaris genomic segment:
- a CDS encoding ABC transporter ATP-binding protein translates to MFSFFERLTQPFPDSPPSQPPAGIVAFCRHYSQGMWKIIAIVSVLSALVAVLEVALFGFLGQMVDWFAEQDRTTFLQNEKWTLIGMGLTVLVLIPGAILLRSLFSRQSLMGNYPMRIRWQAHRYLLSQSLSFFHNEFAGRVATKVMQTSLAVRETVTKVLDLLVYISVYFISMVVLIFSTDWRLAVPLLVWFVVYVCILRALVPRLKKVSQRQADARSIMTGRIVDSYTNISTVKLFSHSRREADYAREGMDEFLHTVYPQMRLVTVLEFCVEMANAVLIFVIGALSVYLWMQQIVSPGDIAVAISLCLRLNGMSHWIMWEVTSLFENLGTVQDGINTLSQPVAVTDKPQAQNLAISGGKIDFEQVHFGYAGADNQQIEVFNDLNINIAPGEKVGLVGRSGAGKSTLVNLLMRFYDIHSGTIRIDGFAIDEVGQESLREKISMVTQDTSLMHRSVRDNIMYGRTTATEEEIVAAAKQAEAHEFILTLTDNEGRTGYDAHVGERGVKLSGGQRQRIAIARVLLKDAPILVLDEATSALDSEVEAAIQECLNSVMENKTVLAIAHRLSTIAQMDRLLVLDKGRVVESGTHSELVARNGIYAKLWAHQTGGFIGVE, encoded by the coding sequence ATGTTCTCATTTTTCGAACGGCTGACCCAGCCGTTTCCCGATTCACCTCCCTCACAGCCGCCTGCCGGTATCGTGGCTTTTTGTCGCCACTACAGCCAGGGCATGTGGAAAATTATTGCTATTGTGTCGGTGCTCAGCGCTCTGGTTGCCGTGCTGGAAGTGGCGCTGTTTGGCTTTTTAGGCCAGATGGTGGACTGGTTTGCCGAGCAGGACCGAACGACGTTTTTGCAAAACGAGAAATGGACACTCATCGGGATGGGGCTTACCGTGCTGGTCTTAATTCCCGGAGCGATTCTGCTACGCTCGCTATTTTCCAGACAATCGCTGATGGGCAATTACCCGATGCGTATTCGCTGGCAAGCGCACCGTTATTTGCTCAGCCAGAGTCTGAGCTTTTTCCATAATGAATTTGCCGGCCGGGTGGCCACCAAGGTCATGCAGACTTCACTGGCTGTGCGTGAAACCGTCACCAAAGTGCTGGATCTGCTGGTTTACATCAGTGTCTATTTTATCTCGATGGTAGTACTGATTTTCAGCACCGACTGGCGTCTGGCAGTGCCTCTGCTTGTCTGGTTTGTCGTGTATGTGTGCATTTTACGGGCGCTGGTGCCGCGTTTGAAAAAAGTATCGCAGCGTCAGGCCGATGCGCGCTCCATTATGACCGGCCGGATTGTGGACAGCTACACCAATATTTCCACCGTAAAGCTGTTTTCTCACAGTCGCCGTGAAGCCGACTATGCCCGCGAAGGCATGGATGAGTTCCTACATACCGTGTATCCGCAAATGCGTCTGGTGACGGTACTTGAATTTTGTGTGGAAATGGCCAATGCAGTACTGATTTTTGTTATCGGAGCGCTGTCGGTGTATCTGTGGATGCAGCAGATTGTCTCACCCGGTGATATTGCGGTAGCCATTAGCCTGTGTTTACGGTTAAACGGCATGTCGCACTGGATCATGTGGGAAGTGACCTCGCTGTTTGAAAACCTGGGAACTGTGCAGGATGGCATCAATACGCTGTCGCAGCCGGTGGCGGTGACCGATAAACCTCAGGCACAGAACCTGGCCATCAGTGGCGGAAAAATTGATTTTGAGCAGGTGCATTTTGGTTATGCCGGCGCGGATAATCAGCAAATTGAGGTCTTTAATGATCTGAATATCAATATTGCTCCGGGCGAAAAAGTGGGCCTGGTCGGACGCTCCGGCGCCGGTAAGTCCACGCTGGTAAATCTGCTGATGCGCTTTTACGATATCCACAGTGGTACTATCCGCATCGACGGTTTTGCTATTGATGAAGTGGGGCAGGAGAGCCTGCGTGAAAAGATCAGTATGGTGACCCAGGACACCTCACTGATGCATCGTTCGGTACGCGACAACATCATGTATGGCCGCACTACGGCCACCGAGGAGGAAATAGTGGCTGCTGCTAAACAGGCAGAAGCCCATGAGTTTATTCTGACCCTGACCGATAACGAGGGCCGGACCGGCTATGATGCGCATGTGGGGGAACGGGGTGTGAAATTGTCCGGTGGCCAGCGTCAGCGTATTGCCATTGCCCGGGTGTTGCTCAAAGATGCACCGATTCTGGTGCTGGATGAAGCCACCTCAGCACTTGACTCGGAAGTGGAAGCGGCTATTCAGGAGTGTCTGAATTCAGTGATGGAAAATAAAACCGTGCTGGCCATTGCGCATCGATTGTCCACCATTGCCCAGATGGATCGCCTGCTGGTGCTGGACAAAGGTCGGGTGGTAGAGTCGGGCACGCACAGTGAACTGGTGGCGCGTAATGGTATTTATGCCAAACTGTGGGCACACCAGACCGGCGGGTTTATCGGCGTAGAGTGA
- the rplK gene encoding 50S ribosomal protein L11: protein MAKKVTGLIKLQVAAGAANPSPPVGPALGQHGVNIMEFCKAFNAKTESLEKGAPVPVEITVYEDRSFTFVTKTPPASFLLKKAAGIKSGSGRPNTEKVGTVTRAQLEEIAKTKEPDLTAASLDAAVRTIAGSARAMGLNVED, encoded by the coding sequence ATGGCAAAGAAAGTAACAGGCTTAATCAAGCTACAGGTTGCGGCAGGTGCTGCTAACCCAAGTCCACCAGTTGGTCCTGCACTGGGTCAGCATGGTGTTAACATCATGGAATTCTGTAAAGCTTTCAACGCGAAAACCGAAAGCTTAGAGAAGGGTGCTCCGGTACCAGTAGAAATTACTGTATACGAAGACCGTTCTTTCACATTCGTAACAAAAACGCCTCCTGCTTCATTCCTGCTGAAAAAAGCGGCTGGAATCAAGAGCGGTTCAGGCCGTCCTAACACTGAGAAAGTGGGTACAGTTACCCGTGCTCAATTGGAAGAAATTGCCAAGACTAAAGAGCCGGACCTGACTGCAGCTTCTCTGGACGCAGCAGTACGCACAATTGCGGGTTCTGCTCGCGCAATGGGCTTGAACGTAGAGGACTAA
- the rplJ gene encoding 50S ribosomal protein L10 has protein sequence MALGLAAKKEIVAEVSDVASQALSVAVAEYRGLEVAELTELRVKAREQGVYLKVVRNTLAKRALAESKFADIDSALTGPLIYGFSMEAPGGAARLFKDFAKSNDKLKVTALSIGSGLLGPEKLDAVASLPTRDEALAKLLATFKAPVGKFVRTINEVPTKFVRVLAAIKDEK, from the coding sequence GTGGCACTAGGTTTAGCAGCAAAGAAAGAGATCGTAGCAGAGGTATCCGATGTTGCATCTCAAGCTCTATCCGTTGCCGTCGCTGAATACCGTGGTTTGGAAGTTGCTGAACTGACAGAACTGCGCGTTAAAGCCCGTGAACAAGGTGTATACCTGAAAGTTGTTCGCAACACACTGGCTAAACGTGCTCTGGCAGAAAGCAAATTCGCTGACATTGACAGCGCTCTGACTGGTCCTCTTATCTATGGCTTCTCTATGGAGGCACCAGGTGGTGCAGCACGTCTTTTTAAAGACTTTGCTAAGTCAAACGATAAGCTGAAAGTTACAGCTCTATCAATCGGCAGCGGTCTGCTTGGTCCAGAAAAACTGGACGCAGTGGCATCACTTCCGACTCGCGACGAAGCGCTTGCGAAACTACTTGCAACCTTCAAAGCACCGGTTGGCAAATTCGTTCGGACTATCAACGAAGTACCTACCAAATTTGTGCGCGTATTGGCGGCGATCAAAGACGAAAAATAA
- a CDS encoding M13 family metallopeptidase, with amino-acid sequence MKKTLLSLSVLLALTGCGQQAETQKTSEPAAQTEQEQKQLTSGIVTENMDTSVKPGDDFYRYVNGKWLANTEIPADKSSYGAFQILRDESQEDVLEIIKSSADGDFEKGSDEQKVGDFYQSYMDMETRNKIGLTPIESDLAKINAIDSYDKLAAYFAYANKYGYGTPFSLGQYVDFKSPETYMIYAWQSGLGLPEREYYVKDDEKSVQLRKDYVAHIEKMFTLAGFDKPAESAKTIMELETTIAGLHMKKEQTRDWASNYNKVEPAKLKEIMPDFNWDVFLADLELTDLDGLVVMQTEYMQALNDLLQDTDLETWKTFAKWHMLTAVAGRLNAELDAENFAFYGKKLQGVEEQRPQWRRGVDLLNGTVGEIIGKVYVDQHFPPEAKQRMEVMVDNLIAAYKTSIEKLDWMTDETRKQALDKLSKFSVKIGYPDKWKDYSALEVEANDLFGNIRRVAEVRYAELLEKQGGPIWDHEWGMTPQTVNAYYSPPENEIVFPAAILQPPFFDMNAEDAVNYGGIGAVIGHEIGHGFDDSGSTFDGDGVLRNWWTDTDREEFEARTGMLVEQYNNFEALPDLNVNGEFTLGENIGDLGGISIALKAYHMSLDGKQAPMMDGFTGDQRVFIGFGQVWINKYRDESLRTLVQTNPHAPSEFRANGAVRNVPEFYEAFDVSKDDALYLPPEERVKIW; translated from the coding sequence ATGAAAAAGACCCTTTTAAGTTTGTCTGTGCTGTTGGCACTGACCGGCTGCGGCCAGCAGGCAGAAACCCAGAAGACCAGCGAGCCCGCCGCGCAAACAGAACAAGAGCAAAAACAACTGACCTCCGGCATTGTGACCGAAAACATGGATACCTCGGTTAAGCCCGGCGATGACTTTTACCGCTATGTAAATGGTAAATGGCTGGCCAATACCGAGATTCCGGCGGATAAATCCTCGTACGGTGCGTTTCAGATCCTGCGTGATGAGTCTCAGGAAGACGTGCTGGAAATCATCAAGTCCTCTGCCGACGGCGATTTTGAAAAAGGCTCTGATGAGCAGAAAGTCGGAGACTTCTATCAGTCCTACATGGACATGGAAACCCGCAACAAAATCGGCTTAACCCCCATTGAATCGGATCTGGCGAAAATTAACGCGATCGATTCTTACGACAAGCTGGCAGCCTACTTTGCCTATGCTAACAAGTATGGTTACGGTACGCCGTTTTCGCTGGGGCAGTATGTTGACTTCAAGTCACCTGAAACCTACATGATTTATGCCTGGCAAAGCGGGCTGGGCTTGCCGGAGCGCGAATATTATGTAAAAGATGATGAAAAGTCGGTGCAGCTGCGCAAAGACTACGTGGCGCATATTGAAAAAATGTTTACTCTGGCCGGGTTCGACAAGCCGGCAGAAAGTGCCAAAACCATTATGGAACTGGAAACCACTATTGCCGGTCTGCATATGAAAAAAGAGCAGACCCGCGACTGGGCCAGTAACTACAACAAGGTAGAGCCGGCTAAACTGAAAGAGATCATGCCAGACTTTAACTGGGATGTGTTTTTAGCCGACCTGGAACTGACGGATCTGGATGGCCTGGTGGTTATGCAAACCGAGTATATGCAGGCCCTTAATGATCTGCTGCAGGACACTGACCTTGAAACCTGGAAAACCTTCGCTAAGTGGCACATGCTGACTGCGGTTGCAGGCCGCCTGAACGCCGAACTCGATGCAGAGAACTTTGCGTTCTACGGTAAAAAACTTCAGGGTGTGGAAGAACAGCGTCCGCAATGGCGTCGTGGGGTTGATTTGCTAAACGGCACCGTGGGTGAAATTATCGGCAAAGTGTATGTTGACCAGCATTTTCCGCCAGAAGCAAAGCAGCGCATGGAAGTGATGGTGGATAACCTGATTGCCGCCTATAAAACCAGTATTGAGAAGCTGGACTGGATGACGGATGAGACCCGTAAACAGGCGCTGGATAAACTGTCTAAGTTTTCGGTGAAAATCGGTTATCCGGACAAATGGAAAGACTATTCTGCTCTGGAGGTGGAAGCCAACGATTTATTCGGTAACATCCGTCGTGTTGCCGAAGTTCGCTATGCTGAACTGCTGGAAAAACAAGGCGGTCCGATATGGGATCACGAATGGGGCATGACGCCGCAAACCGTTAATGCTTACTACAGCCCGCCTGAAAACGAGATTGTATTCCCGGCTGCCATACTGCAACCCCCGTTTTTTGATATGAATGCTGAGGATGCAGTGAACTATGGCGGTATCGGCGCGGTAATCGGGCATGAAATTGGCCACGGATTTGACGACTCAGGCTCAACCTTTGACGGGGACGGTGTGCTGCGCAACTGGTGGACCGATACCGATCGCGAAGAGTTTGAAGCCCGCACCGGTATGCTGGTCGAGCAATACAATAATTTTGAAGCTCTGCCTGATCTGAACGTTAACGGTGAGTTTACCCTGGGTGAGAATATCGGTGACCTGGGTGGTATCAGCATTGCCCTGAAAGCCTATCACATGTCACTGGATGGCAAGCAAGCCCCCATGATGGACGGATTCACCGGCGACCAGCGGGTCTTTATCGGCTTTGGTCAGGTGTGGATCAACAAGTACCGTGACGAGTCACTGCGTACGCTGGTGCAAACCAATCCGCATGCGCCCTCTGAGTTTCGCGCCAACGGGGCGGTCAGAAATGTACCGGAGTTTTATGAAGCCTTTGATGTAAGCAAGGATGATGCGCTTTATCTGCCACCGGAAGAACGGGTAAAAATCTGGTAA
- a CDS encoding substrate-binding domain-containing protein yields MQRRTFLQSLAAAGALSALPFGARSEAAVASAVSVNNLPELAGDLTLYLGRGEGGLYENVLQAIRQRNPKLNLEIRRGATAALANTLIAEAQAGVKRADLFWAVDTGSIGLITDAGLAKPLPADISSQLKDGFQYPSWTPVTGRVRTLPYNTERLSADKIPDSIMALADSDLSIGWAPAYASFQSFVTAMRILEGEKATANWLRGVNRHATKYAGELGVVMAVERGEVDLGFANHYYTLRLKAGKPDANVDLAFTRGDAGCLVNASGILSLTDGDLPFNFMRYLLSAEVQAYLSSEAYEIPLVNGVKAPQGLPPMASLTPPELDLRKLADLRPTLGLMREVGVL; encoded by the coding sequence ATGCAGCGTAGAACCTTTCTGCAATCGCTGGCGGCTGCCGGTGCATTATCGGCTTTGCCGTTTGGCGCCCGCAGTGAAGCTGCTGTTGCTTCAGCCGTGTCAGTTAACAACCTGCCCGAGTTAGCTGGGGATCTGACATTATATCTGGGTCGTGGTGAAGGTGGTCTGTACGAAAATGTATTGCAGGCCATCCGTCAGCGCAATCCGAAGCTCAATCTGGAAATTCGCCGGGGTGCAACCGCTGCTCTGGCCAATACCCTGATAGCTGAAGCGCAGGCTGGGGTTAAGCGGGCAGATTTGTTCTGGGCGGTAGACACCGGGTCCATCGGACTTATTACTGATGCAGGCCTGGCTAAACCCTTGCCGGCTGATATCAGCAGTCAGCTTAAGGACGGCTTTCAGTATCCCAGCTGGACGCCGGTAACCGGGCGTGTGCGTACCTTACCCTACAATACCGAGCGACTCAGCGCGGACAAAATCCCTGACAGTATTATGGCCCTGGCCGACAGTGATCTGTCGATTGGCTGGGCGCCGGCTTACGCATCGTTTCAGTCGTTTGTTACTGCTATGCGGATTTTAGAAGGCGAAAAAGCCACCGCCAACTGGTTACGCGGCGTCAATCGTCACGCCACCAAGTATGCCGGGGAACTGGGCGTGGTGATGGCCGTGGAGCGCGGTGAAGTCGACCTTGGCTTTGCCAACCACTACTACACATTACGCCTTAAGGCGGGTAAACCGGATGCTAATGTAGACCTGGCGTTTACCAGGGGCGATGCCGGCTGTCTGGTTAATGCCTCTGGCATATTGTCCCTCACTGACGGTGATCTGCCGTTTAACTTTATGCGTTATCTGTTATCTGCTGAGGTTCAGGCTTATCTGTCTTCAGAAGCGTATGAGATTCCGCTGGTTAACGGGGTCAAGGCTCCGCAGGGGTTACCGCCAATGGCCAGTCTGACTCCGCCTGAGCTGGATTTACGCAAACTGGCCGATTTACGACCAACATTGGGATTGATGCGTGAAGTAGGCGTTTTGTGA
- a CDS encoding ABC transporter ATP-binding protein has protein sequence MLTVSDLSVRYGDTLVVNQLDLTLGKDEILMLVGPTGCGKTTILQALAGLIPISGGTISMGKWQAAVNKQVPPEKRSVGMVFQDFALFPHLTVEQNVCFRLKDTGLADHWLNLLGLNDFRQSRPDQLSGGQKQRVALARTLAHEPDFVLLDEPLSNLDAALKDSLRWEIRAALKTAGVPAIWVTHDQDEALSIGDRVGVLNKGVLAQIDSPENCFSKPASRFVAQFLGDASFVPGTLRDGAVSTCIGATPGIAIDNASGEVDLLLRPDDVRLCDTNAANGTVEWVRFEGGSRLCAVALDDAPGTQVKARVSHEHVFSPAQRVHVQVDSTHALAAFQR, from the coding sequence ATGCTGACCGTAAGTGATCTGTCCGTCAGATATGGCGATACCCTGGTGGTCAATCAGCTTGATCTGACTCTGGGTAAGGATGAAATACTCATGCTGGTTGGCCCTACCGGCTGTGGTAAAACCACTATTTTGCAGGCGCTGGCCGGACTGATTCCGATCAGCGGCGGTACGATTTCCATGGGCAAGTGGCAGGCGGCTGTGAATAAACAGGTGCCGCCGGAAAAGCGTAGTGTGGGTATGGTATTTCAGGATTTTGCCCTGTTTCCTCACCTCACTGTTGAGCAAAATGTGTGTTTTCGCTTAAAAGACACCGGTCTGGCGGATCACTGGCTCAATCTGCTGGGTCTGAATGACTTTCGCCAATCCCGGCCTGACCAGCTTTCCGGCGGGCAGAAACAACGGGTGGCACTGGCCCGTACGCTGGCGCATGAGCCTGACTTTGTGCTGCTGGATGAGCCTTTATCAAATTTGGATGCGGCACTGAAAGACAGCCTGCGCTGGGAGATTCGGGCAGCGTTAAAAACCGCCGGCGTCCCGGCCATCTGGGTCACCCACGACCAGGATGAAGCGTTGTCCATCGGGGATCGGGTTGGTGTACTGAATAAAGGAGTACTGGCCCAGATTGACAGCCCCGAAAATTGCTTTTCTAAGCCTGCCAGCCGCTTTGTGGCCCAGTTTCTGGGGGATGCCAGCTTTGTACCGGGAACACTGCGTGACGGTGCTGTCAGCACCTGTATTGGCGCCACGCCAGGGATTGCCATTGATAATGCCAGCGGCGAGGTAGACTTATTGCTGCGCCCGGATGATGTGCGTCTGTGCGACACCAATGCGGCTAATGGTACCGTTGAATGGGTGCGCTTTGAAGGCGGCTCCAGGCTATGCGCGGTTGCTCTGGATGATGCGCCGGGTACGCAAGTTAAGGCCCGGGTATCCCACGAACACGTATTTAGCCCAGCACAACGCGTACATGTTCAGGTAGACTCAACCCATGCACTGGCTGCGTTTCAGCGCTAG
- a CDS encoding RraA family protein, with translation MTPDYTCVSTCEYADALPREQFMDYAIHPLWQPAPAIAGPAYTVRCEPGDHLMLHAAIYRAAPGDIIVVQADDQYALAGGNVCAIAQSRGIKGFVLDGVIRDIGEIRQMQFPVYGRGVIPKPGAKQSVTPLNQPVDCGGVRVNPGDIIVADQEGIAVIPADKASEALHIARARADKDSAVTLQQWQADHYQKVQSSLEKLGFTE, from the coding sequence ATGACCCCTGATTATACCTGTGTCAGTACCTGCGAATATGCCGATGCCCTGCCTCGCGAACAGTTTATGGACTATGCCATTCACCCGTTGTGGCAACCGGCGCCAGCGATTGCCGGGCCTGCTTATACAGTGCGCTGTGAGCCAGGCGACCATCTGATGCTGCATGCGGCTATTTACCGGGCTGCGCCAGGAGATATCATCGTGGTACAGGCTGATGATCAGTACGCGCTGGCCGGAGGCAATGTCTGCGCTATTGCCCAGTCCAGAGGCATTAAGGGGTTTGTGCTTGATGGCGTTATCCGGGACATTGGCGAGATTCGCCAGATGCAGTTTCCGGTGTATGGCCGGGGGGTTATCCCTAAACCCGGTGCCAAGCAGTCGGTCACACCCTTAAATCAACCGGTGGATTGCGGTGGTGTCCGTGTAAACCCTGGTGATATCATTGTGGCCGACCAGGAAGGTATCGCCGTTATTCCGGCTGACAAAGCCAGTGAGGCACTGCACATTGCCCGGGCACGAGCGGATAAAGATAGCGCGGTGACTCTGCAGCAATGGCAGGCCGACCATTATCAAAAAGTGCAGTCTAGCCTCGAAAAACTGGGGTTTACTGAGTAG
- the secE gene encoding preprotein translocase subunit SecE, translating to MSEKTENSSNPLDMFKWVIVFALLAGVITANYIYGELSVLYRAIGAVVLVAIAGFIAATTEKGSAFITFAKDSRMEVRKVVWPTRQETNQTTLIVMVATLVMGLILWGLDGILVRLVSFITGIGA from the coding sequence ATGAGCGAAAAAACGGAAAATTCGTCCAACCCGTTGGACATGTTTAAATGGGTAATCGTCTTTGCGCTGCTGGCTGGCGTGATTACCGCAAACTATATCTACGGTGAACTTTCCGTACTGTACCGGGCAATCGGTGCGGTCGTGCTTGTCGCTATTGCGGGCTTTATTGCGGCGACAACTGAAAAAGGTAGTGCCTTCATTACGTTCGCGAAAGACTCGCGAATGGAAGTTCGCAAAGTAGTCTGGCCAACCCGTCAGGAAACTAATCAGACTACATTAATTGTCATGGTGGCGACACTGGTAATGGGCCTGATCCTGTGGGGTCTGGATGGCATTCTGGTGCGCCTGGTTAGTTTTATTACTGGAATCGGAGCATAA
- the nusG gene encoding transcription termination/antitermination protein NusG, translating to MSEESKKRWYVVQAYSQYESRVKKTLLEYIKMHEMEEHFGQVLVPTEEVVEMRAGQKRKSERKFYPGYVLVEMDMNEDSWHLVKSVPRVLGFIGGTSDRPMPISQREADAILNRLEESVDKPKPKTLFEPGEVVRVTDGPFADFNGVVEEVDYEKSRVKVSVLIFGRSTPVDLEFGQVEKG from the coding sequence ATGTCTGAAGAATCAAAGAAAAGATGGTACGTCGTACAGGCTTACTCCCAGTATGAGTCACGGGTTAAGAAAACCCTGCTTGAATACATCAAGATGCACGAAATGGAAGAGCACTTTGGTCAGGTTTTGGTACCTACCGAAGAAGTGGTTGAAATGCGTGCTGGTCAGAAGCGTAAATCAGAGCGTAAGTTCTACCCGGGTTACGTACTGGTAGAAATGGACATGAATGAAGATTCATGGCACCTGGTTAAGTCTGTACCGCGGGTACTTGGCTTTATTGGCGGTACATCTGACCGTCCTATGCCAATCTCTCAGCGTGAAGCAGATGCGATTCTGAACCGCCTTGAAGAGTCGGTTGATAAGCCAAAGCCAAAAACATTGTTCGAGCCGGGCGAAGTGGTACGTGTTACCGATGGTCCGTTTGCCGATTTCAATGGTGTGGTAGAAGAAGTCGATTACGAGAAGAGCCGAGTGAAAGTATCGGTGCTTATTTTCGGTCGTTCTACCCCGGTCGACCTGGAATTTGGTCAGGTCGAAAAAGGCTAG
- the rplA gene encoding 50S ribosomal protein L1: MAKLTKRARIIREKVDAGKEYDIAEAVALLKELATAKFPESVDVAVNLGIDAKKSDQNVRGATVLPNGTGKDVRVAVFTQGANADAAKEAGADIVGMDDLAEQVKKGEMNFDVVVASPDAMRVVGQLGQILGPRGLMPNPKTGTVTPDVATAVKNAKAGQVRYRNDKNGIIHASVGKIAFEADQIKENVEALLEALKKAKPSSAKGTYIKKVSLSTTMGAGVSVDKASVGQ, from the coding sequence ATGGCTAAATTAACTAAACGCGCTCGCATCATTCGCGAAAAAGTTGACGCAGGTAAAGAGTACGATATCGCTGAAGCGGTAGCGCTGCTTAAAGAACTAGCCACGGCTAAGTTCCCTGAAAGTGTTGACGTTGCTGTTAACCTTGGTATCGATGCTAAGAAATCTGACCAGAACGTTCGTGGTGCAACTGTACTGCCAAACGGTACTGGTAAAGATGTTCGCGTAGCAGTATTTACTCAAGGCGCAAACGCAGATGCCGCTAAAGAAGCCGGTGCCGACATCGTTGGTATGGATGACCTGGCTGAACAGGTTAAGAAAGGCGAAATGAACTTTGACGTAGTAGTTGCCAGCCCAGACGCGATGCGTGTTGTTGGTCAGCTAGGTCAAATCTTAGGTCCACGTGGCCTGATGCCTAACCCTAAAACTGGCACAGTAACACCAGACGTAGCGACTGCAGTTAAAAATGCAAAAGCGGGTCAGGTTCGTTACCGCAACGACAAAAACGGTATTATCCACGCCAGCGTTGGTAAGATCGCGTTTGAAGCTGATCAAATCAAAGAAAACGTTGAAGCATTACTGGAAGCACTGAAGAAAGCTAAGCCTTCTTCTGCCAAAGGTACTTATATCAAGAAGGTAAGCCTGAGCACCACTATGGGCGCTGGCGTATCTGTTGATAAAGCAAGCGTTGGTCAGTAA
- a CDS encoding ABC transporter permease, translated as MRHIPKSYPFALVIALLAVLPLSVLFSLASDASAMFDTHNLRVLGNTTALVVLTIAGSVLLGVPLAILTTYVNLPWQRFWLILLASPLAMPSYIGAFTLYFAFGHNGEIEQLTGISTPPISGLWGTALVMSIYTYPFVMMTTRASLLSLDGSMVNAARTLGMSLPASLIKIVLPRIMRAIAAGALLAALYALSDFGTPAILRLDTFTRVIFVEYNSFGLPQAAMLSIQLLVFVGVVLAIESSVKGGKERPGRQLWLYPKPWQRNLMLLASMPWVLLAIVIPLGMFTLWLIRDGAGDFDMTYAFNSAYVSLLAAVVAVCVAIPVAHAATHGLAGRLMERVTYFGFGVPGVVMGTALLYTGLKYFPFLYQTIAMLVIAYVLRYLPLAVGSVRTTAERLDPSLVKAARVLGASPKEAFRRVTLPLTYRGMVAGAALVFLEVMRELPATLMLRPNEFETLATYMWNVYEAGYFGTAAIPGLMLVLLSGLGLMIMLTGEGGNKLKLNKE; from the coding sequence GTGAGGCACATCCCTAAATCTTATCCATTTGCATTAGTTATTGCACTGCTGGCGGTACTACCGCTCAGCGTGCTGTTTTCGCTGGCATCTGATGCCAGCGCTATGTTTGACACGCATAACCTGCGGGTACTGGGCAACACCACCGCCCTGGTCGTGCTGACCATCGCCGGCTCGGTGTTACTGGGTGTACCGCTAGCCATACTCACCACCTATGTCAATCTGCCCTGGCAGCGTTTCTGGCTGATATTGCTTGCCTCGCCGCTGGCTATGCCATCGTATATCGGGGCCTTTACCCTGTACTTTGCGTTTGGCCACAATGGCGAGATTGAACAGCTAACCGGCATTAGTACTCCGCCCATCAGTGGCCTGTGGGGCACAGCGCTGGTCATGTCTATTTATACCTACCCGTTTGTTATGATGACCACCCGGGCGTCATTGCTGAGTCTGGACGGCAGCATGGTTAATGCCGCCCGTACTCTGGGCATGTCACTGCCTGCCAGTCTGATAAAGATTGTACTGCCCCGAATTATGCGTGCGATTGCCGCCGGAGCACTACTGGCAGCGCTGTATGCCCTGTCAGATTTCGGCACACCCGCTATCTTGCGGCTGGATACCTTTACCCGGGTTATTTTTGTCGAATACAACTCATTCGGGTTACCCCAGGCCGCTATGTTATCGATTCAGTTGCTGGTCTTTGTGGGTGTGGTACTGGCCATTGAGTCTTCGGTCAAAGGTGGCAAAGAACGTCCCGGGCGGCAACTCTGGCTGTACCCCAAACCCTGGCAGCGTAACCTTATGTTACTGGCCAGCATGCCCTGGGTCTTGCTGGCAATTGTGATACCGCTGGGTATGTTCACCTTGTGGCTGATTCGAGATGGCGCTGGCGATTTTGATATGACCTATGCCTTTAATTCGGCCTATGTATCATTACTGGCAGCCGTGGTTGCTGTGTGCGTGGCTATTCCTGTAGCCCATGCAGCGACGCACGGACTGGCCGGCAGGCTGATGGAACGGGTCACCTATTTTGGTTTTGGTGTACCCGGCGTGGTGATGGGCACCGCCCTGCTATACACCGGCTTAAAATACTTCCCGTTTTTGTACCAGACTATCGCCATGCTGGTGATCGCCTATGTACTTCGGTATTTGCCGCTGGCAGTGGGCTCGGTGCGAACCACCGCCGAACGGCTCGACCCGTCGCTGGTAAAAGCGGCCCGGGTACTGGGCGCCTCGCCTAAAGAGGCCTTCCGGCGTGTAACCCTGCCACTGACCTATCGGGGCATGGTGGCCGGAGCAGCGCTGGTGTTTTTAGAAGTGATGCGCGAACTGCCAGCCACCCTGATGCTGCGCCCTAACGAGTTTGAGACACTGGCCACTTACATGTGGAATGTGTATGAAGCCGGCTATTTTGGCACGGCGGCGATTCCCGGTCTGATGCTGGTGCTGCTGTCCGGGCTGGGCCTGATGATTATGCTGACCGGTGAAGGCGGTAATAAATTAAAGCTCAATAAGGAGTAA